From the Flavimarina sp. Hel_I_48 genome, one window contains:
- a CDS encoding exopolysaccharide transport family protein, translating into MEDGFEIKDQQHFFDFRGFLIKILRYWPLFIISLSIAFYIAYYINIRKETVYRLSNMISVKDDQNPFFTSNTSLTFNWGGTTDKVQTALIFLKSRSHNEKVVEKLQFYVAYLKQGEYNLLDVYDKTPFKVDINTAEPQLLNTTITIEFVDASHFDLKIALKGGDGMLQNYSTKEKIPFVLPSQDFIKRYALGDPVDLPFLNFKVQPTDIIALKGQKYLLKLSDFDATVSAYRNLSVEQTPSGSSIMSLTMEGTNKYRIVDYLNTSVEVLSTDQLERKNLFATKTIKFIDSSLANKSSELKNVQQELNAFRENNTSVGISGSEESLIVKVSELDTKQQQLEQQLQYYRNLEDYLITRTDYSSNIPAPSLTGIGEGSISQQVSNIIALSEQRKRLSYSAKPGNPIFNDLDRRINAIKTIVLENISSSKEILNSQLNSIRQDIGNVESQMRKLPAEQQQLLGIQRKYNLSENTYSIFLAKRSEAGIIKSANVSDIQVIDPAKDIGGGAVGPDTKTNYIMAAIAGSAVPMIVVFLLVFFDNKINNPDELKQLSEIPVLGAIGKSSLDSNLVLLDKPKSAVAEAFRAIRSSLQFIYRRQKIDGAKTVMVTSSVGGEGKTFCSMNLATVFALSERRTVLVGLDLRKPKIYDDFSLDKNIGVVNYLIGDKSYEEIKQPSHLPYLDIILAGPVPPNPSELLMSDQMDALIAELKKNYDYIILDTPPVGLVADALELQSYVDATLYVIRQDYTKKGMLANINEKYKRGEVKNISFVLNYFRTKGKLGYNYGYGYGYGSYAEGYHEDEKTGFFSKILKNVRGKSNAKKRNRNGGKG; encoded by the coding sequence TGGAAGATGGATTCGAAATAAAAGACCAGCAGCATTTTTTTGATTTTAGGGGGTTTCTGATCAAAATTTTACGGTATTGGCCTCTTTTTATAATCTCTCTAAGTATCGCATTTTATATCGCGTATTACATCAATATACGCAAGGAGACCGTATACCGCCTGAGCAATATGATCTCGGTCAAAGATGACCAAAATCCTTTTTTTACGAGCAATACCAGTCTCACGTTCAACTGGGGAGGTACTACAGATAAAGTACAAACCGCACTGATTTTTCTTAAATCACGAAGCCATAATGAAAAAGTGGTGGAGAAACTGCAATTCTATGTAGCATATCTTAAGCAGGGCGAATACAACCTTTTAGATGTTTATGACAAAACACCTTTTAAGGTGGACATCAATACAGCCGAACCTCAACTTTTAAATACTACAATAACCATTGAATTTGTTGATGCATCACATTTTGATCTCAAAATAGCACTAAAGGGAGGCGACGGCATGCTTCAAAATTATAGTACTAAAGAAAAAATCCCGTTCGTACTTCCCTCACAGGATTTTATAAAGCGCTATGCTTTGGGTGATCCCGTAGATTTGCCTTTTCTCAACTTTAAAGTACAGCCTACAGATATAATTGCCTTAAAAGGTCAAAAATACCTACTAAAACTGAGCGATTTTGATGCTACGGTAAGTGCTTACCGAAACCTCAGTGTGGAGCAGACCCCCAGTGGTTCAAGCATCATGAGCCTGACCATGGAAGGGACAAATAAATACCGTATCGTAGATTATCTCAATACATCTGTAGAAGTGCTGAGCACAGATCAGCTAGAGCGCAAAAACCTGTTTGCAACAAAGACAATCAAATTTATTGATAGCAGTTTAGCCAATAAATCTTCTGAACTTAAAAATGTTCAACAGGAACTTAATGCGTTTAGGGAAAATAATACCAGCGTAGGCATATCTGGTAGTGAAGAAAGCCTGATCGTAAAAGTGAGTGAGCTGGATACAAAGCAACAACAGCTGGAGCAACAATTACAGTATTACAGAAATCTGGAAGATTACCTCATAACCCGCACAGATTATTCCTCAAATATTCCCGCCCCCTCCCTTACCGGAATAGGGGAAGGTAGTATCTCACAACAAGTATCAAATATTATCGCGCTTTCTGAACAAAGAAAGCGGTTGTCTTATTCGGCAAAACCGGGCAATCCCATATTTAACGATCTGGATAGACGCATCAATGCCATAAAAACAATTGTGCTGGAGAATATATCTTCATCTAAGGAAATTCTCAATAGCCAACTCAACAGTATACGCCAGGATATAGGCAATGTGGAATCCCAAATGCGCAAATTGCCTGCAGAACAGCAGCAGTTGCTGGGCATACAGCGCAAATACAATTTAAGCGAAAACACCTATAGTATCTTTTTGGCGAAACGAAGTGAAGCCGGAATCATAAAATCTGCAAACGTTTCTGACATACAGGTTATAGATCCCGCTAAAGATATAGGCGGTGGTGCTGTAGGTCCAGATACAAAGACCAATTATATTATGGCTGCCATTGCGGGAAGTGCAGTACCCATGATCGTCGTATTCTTGCTTGTTTTTTTTGATAATAAGATCAACAACCCCGATGAGCTGAAACAACTTTCAGAGATTCCTGTCTTAGGTGCTATAGGAAAAAGTTCTCTAGACTCTAATCTGGTCCTTTTGGATAAACCAAAATCTGCGGTTGCAGAAGCCTTTAGGGCCATTCGGTCAAGCCTTCAGTTTATTTATAGGCGGCAAAAAATAGATGGGGCAAAAACCGTAATGGTAACTTCTTCAGTAGGCGGCGAGGGAAAAACATTTTGCAGCATGAACCTGGCCACTGTTTTTGCCCTAAGCGAACGCAGAACGGTATTGGTAGGTCTCGACCTTAGAAAACCCAAAATTTATGATGATTTCAGTCTTGATAAAAACATAGGTGTAGTCAATTATTTAATAGGTGATAAAAGTTATGAAGAGATCAAGCAGCCTTCCCACCTGCCCTATCTTGATATTATTCTGGCCGGTCCCGTACCGCCCAATCCTTCTGAACTGCTCATGAGTGATCAAATGGATGCGCTTATTGCAGAACTCAAGAAAAATTATGACTATATCATCCTGGACACCCCACCGGTAGGTCTGGTCGCAGATGCTTTAGAACTTCAATCCTATGTAGATGCAACACTTTACGTGATAAGACAGGACTATACTAAAAAAGGAATGCTTGCAAATATCAACGAGAAGTATAAACGAGGGGAGGTAAAAAACATCAGTTTTGTGCTTAATTATTTTAGGACCAAAGGCAAATTAGGTTATAATTATGGCTACGGTTATGGATATGGCAGTTATGCCGAAGGATATCACGAAGATGAAAAAACAGGGTTTTTCTCAAAAATACTGAAAAACGTGCGCGGTAAATCAAATGCAAAAAAGCGAAATAGGAACGGTGGAAAAGGATGA